One stretch of Deltaproteobacteria bacterium DNA includes these proteins:
- a CDS encoding SpoIIE family protein phosphatase — protein MRILIAEDDVTSRKILATYLKRWGYDVVQTADGHEAWEVLSGKNCPQLVILDWEMPGIDGDELCRRFRELDSEYYVYMVLLTGKDLKEEVVAGLESGADDYLTKPFNALELRERLNVGLRILSLENKLNEQITLVTEANDKINRDLRAASTVQQSLLPRDLPNTSDYDFSFFYEPCEYLGGDMVSISRIDDRYTACYIIDVSGHGVPSSLLSVTVGNQISSLSNLADPSAVLNRLSLHFKDLLTKTELYFTLLYGVLDHEDHVFRFCQAGHPFPIVRRQTGAEEVSFQANVPVGFIEAQYDTYEIPIAPGEDLHIYTDGVTEAQHIESEELYGVERFLEQLSSEEFGGPTSLDNAVSIVREWKKGETFQDDVSLLRVSRSKS, from the coding sequence ATGCGAATATTAATCGCGGAAGACGACGTAACGTCGCGTAAAATTCTTGCAACGTATCTCAAGCGATGGGGTTACGATGTCGTTCAAACCGCTGATGGCCACGAAGCTTGGGAGGTTTTGTCCGGGAAGAATTGTCCGCAGCTGGTTATTCTAGACTGGGAAATGCCGGGCATCGACGGCGACGAACTCTGTCGCCGGTTCCGTGAACTCGATTCAGAGTACTATGTTTATATGGTTTTACTCACCGGAAAAGACCTCAAAGAAGAGGTCGTTGCCGGTCTTGAGTCAGGCGCTGATGATTATTTAACCAAACCATTTAATGCTTTGGAGCTGCGCGAGCGGCTTAACGTCGGGCTGCGTATTTTAAGTCTGGAAAATAAGCTCAACGAGCAGATCACGCTTGTGACTGAAGCCAACGATAAAATAAACCGTGATTTACGAGCGGCGTCGACGGTTCAGCAAAGCTTGCTACCACGTGATCTACCGAACACATCCGACTACGACTTCTCTTTCTTTTACGAGCCTTGCGAGTACCTCGGCGGTGATATGGTTAGTATCTCGAGGATCGATGACCGTTATACCGCTTGTTATATTATCGACGTGTCAGGCCATGGTGTTCCGTCCTCTTTGCTCTCAGTGACGGTTGGTAATCAGATCAGCTCCCTCAGTAATCTCGCAGATCCTTCCGCAGTCCTGAATCGCCTAAGTCTGCATTTCAAAGACTTGCTTACGAAAACTGAGTTATATTTTACCTTGCTCTACGGGGTGCTTGATCACGAAGACCATGTTTTCCGATTTTGTCAGGCCGGCCACCCGTTTCCAATTGTTCGACGGCAAACCGGAGCAGAGGAAGTGTCATTCCAGGCCAATGTTCCCGTGGGATTTATTGAGGCACAATATGATACATACGAGATCCCGATTGCACCGGGAGAAGACCTGCATATCTACACCGACGGCGTAACAGAAGCGCAGCACATTGAATCTGAAGAACTCTATGGGGTTGAACGATTTTTAGAGCAGCTCTCGTCTGAAGAGTTTGGTGGGCCGACTTCACTCGATAATGCGGTTTCAATTGTTCGGGAGTGGAAAAAAGGCGAGACCTTTCAAGATGATGTATCTCTCTTGCGCGTCTCTAGGTCGAAGTCATAA